A section of the Ochotona princeps isolate mOchPri1 chromosome 19, mOchPri1.hap1, whole genome shotgun sequence genome encodes:
- the SPRY4 gene encoding protein sprouty homolog 4 has protein sequence MDPPIPQSVPLTTSSVMVQPLLDSRMPHSRLQHPLTILPIDQMKTSHVENDYIDNPGLVPPTGPKRSRAGAPELAPTPARCDQDVTHHWISFSGRPSSVSSSSSTSSDQRLLDHMAPPPMADQASPRAVRIQPKVVHCKPLDFKGPAAPPELDKHFLLCEACGKCKCKECASPRTLPSCWVCNQECLCSAQTLVNYGTCMCLVQGVFYHCTNEDDEGSCADHPCSCSHSNCCARWSFMGALSLVLPCLLCYLPATGCVKLAQRGYDRVRRPGCRCKHTNSVICKAAGGGGDAKATRPDKPF, from the coding sequence ATGGATCCCCCAATCCCACAGAGCGTGCCCTTGACTACCAGCTCAGTCATGGTCCAGCCCCTCCTTGACAGCCGGATGCCCCACAGCAGGCTCCAACACCCACTCACCATCCTCCCTATCGACCAGATGAAGACCAGTCACGTGGAGAATGACTACATAGACAACCCTGGCCTGGTACCTCCCACTGGCCCTAAACGGTCCCGGGCTGGGGCCCCTGAGTTGGCCCCTACACCTGCCCGCTGTGACCAGGATGTCACCCATCACTGGATCTCGTTCAGCGGGCGCCCCAGCTctgtcagcagcagcagtagcacctCCTCCGACCAGCGGCTCTTGGACCACATGGCCCCACCGCCCATGGCCGACCAGGCCTCGCCCAGGGCTGTGCGCATCCAACCCAAGGTAGTCCACTGCAAGCCACTGGACTTCAAGGGCCCAGCAGCCCCACCAGAGCTGGACAAGCACTTCTTGCTGTGTGAGGCATGCGGAAAGTGTAAATGCAAGGAGTGTGCGTCCCCTCGGACGTTACCATCCTGCTGGGTCTGTAACCAGGAGTGTCTGTGCTCAGCACAAACCCTGGTCAACTATGGCACGTGCATGTGCCTCGTGCAGGGCGTCTTCTACCACTGCACCAATGAGGACGATGAGGGCTCCTGCGCCGACCACCCCTGCTCCTGCTCTCACTCAAACTGCTGTGCCCGCTGGTCCTTCATGGGAGCCCTATCCCTGGTgctgccctgcctgctctgctacCTTCCTGCCACCGGCTGCGTGAAGCTGGCCCAGCGTGGCTACGACCGCGTGCGCCGCCCTGGCTGCCGCTGCAAGCACACGAACAGTGTCATCTGCAAGGCGGCTGGTGGTGGAGGAGATGCCAAGGCCACCAGACCTGACAAGCCtttctga